The following DNA comes from Simkania negevensis Z.
GCTGGTGTCAATGTCTTGGCCTATGACAATGCGGGTAAAGGGCTCAGCGAGGGTAGTAATAGCGAGCAAGGAATGACAGAAGCGATTCGCTCAGCAGGGCAATACTTAAGAGAAGAAAAAGGGCTCAGACAAAATCAAATTCTCTTTAAAGGTCAATGTGCTGGAGGTCTACCTTCTTCAGAGGCAGCAAAGATGTTTCCAGCATCTCACGTATGGGTTGACCAAGCGCCAAATACCTTTTCTGGAACAGCAAAGGGAATCGCGCTTCAAAAAGCAAAAGAAGCTTCCGAAGACACGAATGATAGCAGCTGGTTTAAAACCTTTAGTGGGATTATCCCCTATGTCGCTCCTCTTGTTTCAAGTGTTGCTTCACTGGCTTTACCTTCGTACAATGTTGTAGATAATCTCAAAGAAAACCATGGAATTCAAATTTACACAATTGGTGTTCCTGATGAAAAAGGTTACGGCGGTGATGAAATGGTTCCAAGTTGGGAGCGTGACGAAATTGAGAAAGCTGTCCGCCTCAACCCTATGGGCCACTACCTTACAATCACTGGTGGAACACACGTCACTGATTGGTGGTTAGATCCAGGTGTTGCAAAAAGTGTCGATAAAATCTTTAAAAGATTTTCTCTTTCAGCAAGTCTTTTCCCAGAAACTCCTAAAACACCTGAGCAAGTTTTTGAAGCGTATACTCAAAAACCTTACCAAGCAGACTCTCTGACAGCTACTGAAAAGAGTGTGCTCGCGGTGTTCGAAGCTGTGGAAAACGAAGACTTTGCAGCAATTGATAAAATTATGAATTGGGAAGATGCTGTGACACCTTGGCATTCATTAGGGCTCCGAGACTTCCTTTCGACCACTGATCATGAGCGCCTACTCAACGATGCGATTTCGTTTTCGAAAACGCTCGGCCATCAAGCTTTTACTGAAAGACTGATGCTCGCTAAGAAAAATCTCACAATCTAAAATGTCATAGGCCCACTGCTTGCAAAGCAGTGGGCCTTTCTGTATCTTTTTCCCAAACCAAATTTCTACGGAGAAAAAGGATGAGTACAAAAGTCATGAATCAAGTTGTTCACTTTGAAATCCCTGTTGACGATATGGAAGCTGCTAAAGAATTCTATTCAATTTTTGGGTGGGATCTCATTGATATGCCCGAGATGGGATACATTGGAGTGCGTACCACTGCTGTTGATGAAAACCGAATGCCTAAAGAACCTGGCGCGATCAATGGGGGGATGATGAAACGCACAGATGACGTCAAAGCTCCCGTCATTGCTATTCAAGTCGATTCTGTGGATACCTTTATCAAAAAAGTCATCGCTAATGGGGGCAAGCTCATCATGCCTAAAGTCGAAATTCCGAACATGGGTTACTACGCTTATATCGCCGACCCCCAAGGTAATGTCTTAGGACTTTGGGAATCAATGAGATAGACTAAAAATCTTAAAAATTAACTGTTTATAGAAAAATCCATTCTAGCTCATAGAAAAAGTTCTATGTCAGTCCAGTAAAGCCGCCCTTTGAAAGGGCGGCTTTTTTATGCCGTTAACTGTTAACATCATATGATTTTAAAAAATAATAATAACAGTTAAATTATTATTGTGTTATAATATTATTTATAAAAAAGATTGGGGAGATTTGAAAATGATAAAAATTAAAACAGGAGATTCAGCCTGTGCTCTTAATTATTCTATCAACATTTCAAACACAGCTACTTTCTTGATTTGGCAAACGCCATTTGATCAAGCCATGCTGAACATTTTCCCCTTAATTCTAAACGAAAAAAAGGGGAGAAACCATGTCAGAAGTACGGCCAGTCTTATCTGCAAGTGGAGGATCGATTTCACATCTTGAAGAATCAAGACGATCAACAACACCCGAAGAAGGAAAAATCACAGAAGTTGCTGCTACTACAGGGCTAGAAACAGCGACTTCAACTCGTGTTTTCGAAACAAAAAAGTTTGGCAATCAAGAAGCAACACCAGGTTTTGGAACTGTAGCAACAAGCTTTATCAACTCTCGGGCTGTTTTAAGAGGAGCAACGATTAATTGGGATAAAGACCGACTTGTTGCAGGAAAACTCAACCAGTATCAAAAAATTGGAGGAGAAGCGTTGACTTTAACAACGAGGATTGGTGATCAAATTTCTGCTTTCCATTTTGATGTGAAAAACTTTCATCAAACGGTCGAAAAAATGGGAGGACAAGCAACCTCTCTCGAGCTTCAACTCAACCACTCGTTTTTCGAACGAGCTCAGCCAGTCACAATTAAAACAAACGCTTCTGAGATGCGTGCAGATGGTGTACGTATCCCTTATAACGCGGAACTAGAATCTGAATTTAAAAATCCTGGCGATTTTCTCAAATTTTGCCAACAAATGGGTTATGATCTCCATTGGGAAAATAGCATGCAGCCTTTTCAGCCTGCTTCATGGTGGCATTTCAATTCAATGAAACAAAATCTTATTTTAATTCCAAAGTTGGATAAACACACACTCAAGCTTGAAACTCACAAGGATTCTGTTCAAATTGAAAATGCTCCCGAATTTGGTCGGACATTTTTCTTCTTTAGTAATGAACCTCTTCGGTCGAAAGCTTATGTTTTTGACGAAGCACATGCAGAAGAGGCTTTCGAACTGTTTAGTGGAGCTTTAAGCGGTGGCAAGGGCTTAAAAATTGAAAACTCTGCGTGGAACATGATCCGCCATGAAGGCAAAGTCTACTTTGTTGAAAATCCAGCTGTTGAATCAGCAATGGCGGTTATGGAATCGAAACACTTAAGTAGCCTTGAATCAGTTTGTCTTTCCTCAAGGCCGGTCATACAACCAGCTCTTGATGCAGAGCGTGCGACAGTGATTCTTTCAATGAACCAAACGAACAGTTTTACTTCCTATTCACACGAAATTCTCACTTTCCTTTTTGCTGGTGTCAATGTCCTAGCCTACGACAATGCAGGCAAAGGACTCAGCGAGGGTAGCAATAGCCAAGAAGGCATGACAGAAGCAATTCGCACAGCAGGTCAATATTTAATAAAAGAAAAAGGACTCCGTCAAAATCAGCTCGTCTTTAAAGGGCAATGTGCTGGAGGTCTACCTTCTTCAGAAGCTGCAAAGATGTTCCCAGCTTCTCACGTATGGGTTGATCAAGCCCCAAATACCTTTTCTGGAGCAGCAAAAGGGATTGTCTTATCAAAAGCAAAAAAAGCTGCTGAAGATGAGAGAAATGATAGCTGGCTTAAGACTTTCAGTGGCGTTGTCCCCTATATAGCACCTCTCGTCTCTGGAGTGACTTCCACGGTTTTACCTTCTTATAACGTTGTAGAAAACTTAAGGCATAACCATGGACTTCAAATTTATACCATTGGTATTCCTGATGAAAAAGGTTACGGTGGTGATGAGATGGTCCCAAGCTGGGAGCTTGATGAAATTGAAACAGCTATCCGCCGCAACCCTATGGGTCATTATCTTACAATCACTGGCGGAACTCACGTCACTGATTGGTGGACAGATCAAGATGTTGCAAAAAGTATCGATGGAATCTTTAAAAGGTTTTCCCTTTCAGCAAGTCTTTTCCCAGAAGCCCCGAGAACGTCTGAGGAAGTTTTTGAAGTGTACACTCAAAAACCTTACCAAGCAGACTCTCTGACAGCTAATGAAAAGAGTGTGCTCGCGGTATTTAAAGCTGTGGAAAATGAAGACTTTGCAGCCATCTATCAAATCATGAATTCTGAAGATTCGAGCCCTATATGGCAGCCATTTGGATTGCGAGATCGACTTTCAGCCGAAGAGCACAACCACTTGCTCAATGATGCGATTTCGTTTTCGAAAACGCTTGGGAATCAAAATTTTACCGAAAAACTGATCCAAGCCAAAAGAACCAGCACTATCTAAGATGAACTAAAAACCTGAACTCTGGGTTTCATTCACTCATTCTCAGGGATTTTTCTCTCCTGAGACTAAGCAAAATAAACCCAGAGCTTAGGTTAAAAATAGAAAACTTCAGTAAGTGAGATGTCGTGCTTTTCAACTGGGATGGGAGTCTCGAGAAATTGTTCTCGGAATCCAATCCCATAGATAGGGCACGACACTTGAGGAAGAAAGCGGTCAAAATGGCCCATCCCGTAGCCAATTCGATGATGACACTTATCAAAGCCAAGCCCAGGAACGAGAACGCAATCGAGTTCTTTTGGATCAATCGGACTGCAACGACTGGAGACGGGCTCTTTCAATTGCCAACGCCCTGATTCAGCAAGATCTAATTCAATGTCAATCACTTGAAAAATGCTTAATCTCTCACCTTCCACTTTTGTCAGGCAAAGTTTTTTGTCTTTAGCAAGAGCTTTATTGAGTGGCCAAAGGTCAATTTCTTCCTTTTTGCTCGCAAAAGAAAGAATGCACCGGAACTCATGAAGCTTCGGCAAAAGCTTTTTGATCACTTCTTTCCGAGCTTCGTTACGCCGATGGGGAGAAATTTCAAGGCGCCGCTCAATAAGTTGGCGACGCAATTCTAGTTTAGGGTTCATCTAAAACGGGTCCACCTTTTTCATAAGTGATCCGTTTCATAAATAAGCCGTCCGGATCATAAAGGGTGACGATTCCCGCTCCATCTTCCACAGAAGAAACAGGATGACTATCGCCTCGCTTCATATAAGTTCCCGAAAGGAGCTTATCATGGTCATATTCTTCGATTAGACGTAACGTTCCATCTTTGTACCATGCAGATGAGATGCCATGTTTTTGGTTTTCATACATTTCTCGTTCGCTTTCGAGACTGCCACTAGGGTACCAAGTGCGAGAAATACCATGAATTTGATCTTCAACCCAAGTGATGCAAAGTTTAGGTTGGGGCTCTTTCCCCTCAGGTGCTGGATAATAAACCCATTCTTGACCATGTTTCATGCCATCTTTAATCTGAAAGGAACTTTCTAAACGTCCCTTTTCATTGTAAAGCTGCATCTCTCCTTCGGCAATACCCGCTTGATACTCTTCTAAAGCAAACAGGTGTCCTCGTGCAAAAATAGCTTTTTTCCCAAAGCCATCTTTGACTTGGCAAACGATCCTCCCTGAAAAATCGTGGTAAACTCCTTCAAGAAGGCGTCCATCGCGATAGGTTTCAGTATAGGGTGGGGAATAAGCATCCCCTTTAAAAGTTGCGAGTCCTTGTTGCTGACCAGAAACAAATGTACTCTTTCCAATGATCTGTCCTTGCTCACTATAAATAAGACAGTCTCCATCAATCACCCCTTCTTCGTAAGGAATTTGTTGCTGAAGTTTTCCATTTGGAAAATAGTAAAGAGCTGTTCCCTGCATGAGCCCCTTATCATAATAAAACTCAGCTTGTAATCGTCCTTGCTCGTCGTAAGCGCGACTAAATCCATCAAAAACCCACCCAAGTTGCGCATCTTCTGAGAGGTCACCCATTCCTTCTATGACAGTGAGCTCGAGACGAAGCTTTCCATTCGGGTGCCATTCACGGTAGATTCCGCATGCACGTCCATTAACAACTTCTAAATACTGCCAAATTTCCCCGTTTTCGTGATAAGTTGTCAGTCGAGAGGGGGTCTTGCCCTCTTCTGTACGAGAATAAATGCGCACAACTCGTGCATAGGGTTGCGGATCAGTGAAATCGGCTTTTTGATACATTTTTAAGCGATCAGCAGAAGTGATTGTTTCCTTAAAGCCATTGCGGTCATAAATCTGAATGCTCATGAGCTGGGATGTGTGCTCACTTTGGTTGTGACATCCAGTCAGAAAACCAACAAGAATTAAAATTCCAAAACAATATTTAAGGCTCATAGCGGCTCTCTTTTAATTAAATCCATTTCTAAAAAGTAACTCTCTCTTCCTAACAAAGATTCCCTTTTTAAATCAAAACGCTTGATCACAAGTTGAGGTCGGAAGGGTGGAGGTTCGTAAGGTTTTATCGAAACACCCTCTATTATCGATAAGATATTCTTGATGTCTTCTCCATTTACTTCAACGGGTTTGACTTGAGTGTAGCGCATTTCTTCAATCAATTTCGAGACTTCTCTTCCCTTCTCTTCGAAAACTAACCTATTTTCTCCTTTTGTGAGGGCTGTTAGGCGATTCTTTACTGCAGGGCAGGATTGAAAAGTGGGATGTCCATAAATGACTTTTAACGCATCGATTTCAGGTTTTAAAAAGACCAAACTCTCTGTTGCATGGCTGAGATAGTAAGGGTCCACTTGTTTATATTTTTCTAAAAACTGATTGCGCGATTGGTGCGTTTGCACGAGCCGTTTTGCACGCCATTCAATTTGTTTAAAATGTTTTTGATTTTCTGCTAACTTTCCAAATCGATCTTTGATGAGCATCACTCCAAACAAAAAGGGAATGAGTGAAAACGCGTAAAGCGCTCCAATAAAAATGGGGTTTTGCAAAAGCAACTTTGGCTTTAAACGTTTTCGTTGCCCTTGCCAAGCAGCTTTAAATGCTTCTTTATTTGAGAATAAACGATAACGTATAGACATTTTTCTCTCTTTTCCAGGTGACTTCTCCATCGGGATCTACCCAATTTTCATCCTCTACAATTGCATCGTGAAATTCGCGTGCCCAAACAGATTCTGGGGAAGAAAAGACAACAGTGATTTTCACTTGGTACGATTGAAAGGGTTTTTGAACTGAAGGATAATCCAATAGTTCGTACTTAAGTTGATCGATGACCATCTTTTTTTCACCTTCTTGTCGATTCAAATGAGGATTCTCACTTAAAAAAGCTAAAACATCTGAAACGAGCGTTGGCGGGGTAAAATATCCAAAATCGCTTTTCATCACTTTGATATTGCGATTGAGAAAATGAATTTTTTCTTGGGTTGAAGGAATCCGGGCAATTTTTTCAAGTTTAGGAATGTCTTTTTGATAAGTTTGCACAAACTGATGAATGTCTTCCAAAAATGCTTTCTCTTTTTTTGTATAAATCACATGTCCGACAATATATAAGGCAGCCGCAGCTGCAAGACAAAGCGAAACCCCTTTGAAAATTTTGCTTTTAATCGAGGTATAAACTTCAGGAGCAATCCACTGACCTTGACGAAACTGAATACTTTTTCGATCTTGTTTGATCGCATCGAATGCAAGCCCAATGGGAACGGCGTATGTCTTCACTATATTCGGATCATAGCCGCGGTGCCCTTGTGTCGGGAGAACAGAGTAAGAAAAGGTTTCCCACTGTATCATCCAGTCTTCTAATTGCAACGTTTCATTTGTCTCGCCTGCAAAGAGTAGAAATTGTAACTCACTCAGCTCTTGTTTATGGTGTAGAAAACAAAAAGCACGATCGACTTCTCTTTTAAAACCTTCTAATGCCCTGATTAAATGTGGGTATTGCTCTTGAGAAAGAGTTTGCAAATTCAGGAGGCGCATCGAGTGAACTCTTTCAGATTCTTTTTCCCCCATCCGATCTTGCTTATACGCTGCCTCTAAATCATCAAGACCTATTCTTAAGGTGATATTGTGTTTCAAAGTACCTTGAAAAATTGAGACGATTTCAGTGGTTTTCTTTCCAACGTAAAAAACAATCAGAGCTTCTTTATCTTGCTTTGTGAACTCGGCAAATCGGCAAAGTGCCATAGGAATGCACGAAACCCATGCAGGATCGATTCCTTCTTGCTGGATCACATGTTTCTCAAGCGTTTCCTTTGAAGTGACAAAGAATGTCGCTCGAGTCTTCTCCTTTCCAATTTGGTAGATAGGGCGTACGACAACTTCGTCTAGCTCAAAAGGAATCAGATTTTCTAGTTGGAAAGGAAGTGTTTTCTCCAGGGCTCGCTTTTTCTTTAACGGCGATTCAATGTGCCTAACGAGCACCTTATCCCCTTCAATCCCGGTGACGAAAACCCCTTCCCAGTCTTCTTCAGAAAACTGAGCAGGATGGTCAAGCCGCTCGATAAGGGCCTCATCGCTAAGGGCAGCGACTTTCAGCTTATCTCCATCTTTATAAATTCCAACTTTTTGCATAGTCGATTCCAATAATTCCCCTTAATATAAACGAATTGAAAGAAAAAAGGAAAATTCAAAGAACTCTCAATTTTTTTTTATATAGGCATTTTGCGAAGGCCTGTTTTTCATTCACCACAGAGTCACAGATTGGGCAGAAAAATTAGCCCCACCCTGCGCCCTCTACGATCTCTGTGGCAAAATCGAAAATAAGCCATTTTTTTCTAATCGCACAGCTGGTAAACTTGGCTTCATGTATTACGTCATTTCTGCTATTCGTCTTTTCTTCCTCATTTACACACTGATGATTTTGATCCGTGTACTTGGATCGTGGTTTCCCAATTTCCAACGCACCCGGTTCATGCAGTTCATCGCACACTATACTGACCCGTATATCAACATCTTTCGCCGCTTCATCCCTCCTATTGGAGGTGTGCTTGACCTCAGTCCTCTGATTGCGTTTTTTGTTCTCAAACTTGTCGAAAAATTTTTGATGATGCTGATTCTATATGCGGTACGTTAAGCCCATCAAATTCAAGTCGTTGATTCTCCCTTCCAACGTTTTTTATTCGCCTCTTGCGGGATGTTCAGATTTTCCGTTTCGCCAAATGGCCTCCCTCTATGGGGTTGGGCTCATGTACTGCGAAATGGTGAAAATGGATGCTTTGATCCGTCATGAACCGAGCACTTACCACATTCTCGACTACCGAGACTCGATGCGGCCGATTGGAGCCCAATTATGTGGGAGTAAACCGGAGCTTGCTGGCCCTACAGCTCGGATCATTGAAGACCTTGGGTTTGATGTTGTGGACTTGAATTGTGGCTGCCCCGTCGACAAAGTTACAAAGGATGGGAGTGGCTCTGGAATGCTGAAAAACCCTCAACTCATTGGAGAGGTGATTTCCAATATGGTTGCCGCCGTTAAAATCCCCGTGACGGTGAAGATCCGCGCTGGCTGGGACCAAGACTCTCTCAACGCTCCAGAAATTACCCGGATCGCAGAAGAAGCCGGCGCAACAGCAATTGCGATCCATGGACGGACTCGAGTCCAAAAGTACACAGGTAAAGCCGATTGGGACATCATCCGACAATGTAAAGAAGTTGCCAAATCTATTTATGTGATTGGGAATGGAGATGTCTTTAGCGCTCAAGATGGACTGGCTCTCTTTGAGCAAAGTGGGTGCGATGCGATCTTAGCTTCAAGAGGAACCATGGGCCAACCGTGGATTGCTGAAGATGTCAAACGGCTTGACAATGGACAACCTCTCTTAGAAGTCAACGGTGAAATGATCCGTGACCATCTCCTCAAGCACATTGACTACATCCGGATGTACCAAATCGAAAAAAAAGCGATTTTAGACACCCGACGCGTCGGCTGTTGGTTTCTCCGTTTAGGAAAAGGAACGAAAGCGCTGCGCGAGCAGATCAATAAATCAAAATCGATGGAAGAAATGATTGCTCTCATCGAAGGGTATGATTGGAGTCAAACGAAGGAATTTTGTTATGCTTCGTGAATACCGCATTGTTGTCGCCGGCACTGTGCAAGGGGTATTTTTCAGGGCGAAAACAAAAGGGCATGCCGACCGATTGGGAATCAAAGGAACAGTCCGTAATCTAAAAAGTGGCCAGGTTGAAATCTGCGTCGTAGGAACAGAAGATGAAGCTAAGAAGCTTCTTGCTGCCATGAAAAGCGAGCCTTACCCCATCGAAATCACGCAAGTCCAAATGACCAACTCAACTGCTGAGCATCACTGCTCAGACTTTCGCATCATTCGTTAACCTGCAAGATACAGTGCGCTTTATTTTCTTGAACTATACAGATGTCATTCAGGGCAATCTTCCTGAAAGGACTTTCAGCTGATGAAAGCTTTTGGCACTTCTTGAATCTCATCAAAAATGACAAATCTGTCACTTTTAACTTGTAAAAAGTGACAGATTTGTCACAAAAACACATGAAAAATTCTTATGCCATATCGGGACTTTCCTTATGTGAGCACCAGTTTAGACTTTGTCAAACTCAAAATTAAACAATTTCAAACCTACGCCAACTTTCGAATTTTCTTTTCCGCTCTTTTGAACTTTCTCCAACAGGGTTCGAAAGCTCGAAAAATGTTCCGACTTCTCCGCGGCCCATTCCTTTGCGAGTAGGAAACGAGGTTTTATGAAATAATTTTACGCAATTAAAGTGCTGTTTATATAAATGACGCGCCCGTTCTTGACTGATACACGTAGCTTCTTTTGCTGCCCTGTAACGATTGGGGTAGTGTTTATTTAGGATGTGGAGTTTAAAAGCTCTTTCACAATAGGTAGGGTCTCTTTCATTTAACTCTTTATCCGTAGAATCCATTTGATCAGAAAACACCCTTTTTTGATCTTCAATCGCTGCAGATGTTTGTTTTGCTTTCCACTCATCAAATAAGCGCCTATCTTCGCTCCTTTCTTTTTCAAGTCGGGATGGGTTTAAAGCAACCGTACATTCAGTTTCCACAATTAATACAGAACTAGGTTGCTGTTTAAGTAATGTGTGAAAATCATCACGGGTCTTACTAAGAAATTTTAACGTCGAAAAATCTACAACAACTTTATCGAATAGACCCTTTAACTTTTGTATCGTTTCTATGTTATCAAAATCCATCTTAAGATCAATGCGACTTGCTAACTCATCGAACTTCATTGGATTGCCTTCAATATTACCGTCAACCGAAAGCCATCCTTTTTCTTGAGGTACGGGTTGGTTAAAATCACGACCAATGAGTAATCCAATTTTTTTACCAGCCTCGTTTGCTTTAAGTATTGCCGCGATACCAAGTTGATTGTTTTGGCTCACTTCTTCTGGGTTTTCCGATTCATGGGTGTCTCCTACTGCAGTGGTATCGTTTTCGCTCACTTGAATTTTTTGGTAGGCTTTGTAAAAGTGGTAGGCTCCCCCAAAAGCAAATAGAAACAACGATGTTTTAAATCCGACCAAAGCGGTGGAATACACAAATATTGCCTGCCCTGCGACTCTTTTTGCTGTCCCTAACCAAGAATCACTCGTTTCTTTGCCAGAAGTTGGATGATTTGGAGATAGAATGTGATCCCAATGGATCGCAACTTTTGCTGATTCTAATAAGACTGTAATTTGCATTTTTTAATTTCCCTCATTTTATACTCAAATTACTTCAAAAGTTGGTTTTGGGCAACGCGAAAGCTTTCGGAATTCTTCGATCTTAAATGACCTAATATTAAGAATATGAGGTCATTTAAGATCGGCAAATTACCGTGCTTTGGCGTTGCCCAAAACCAACTTTTGAAGTAATTTGAGTATAATGCGAATAAAATCATGTCAGAACAAAGCAATAAAATCAATCCATTTTTTGAATGCTAAATATAAAAACCCAAGTTGCTACCTAGATAAGCACACTTCTAAATTTCTTTAAATTGTTAATCATTAAATTTTTGCAAAAAAAAATCCCTCTTGGTTTAAATTCTTTTTTACCACAAAAAAAACAACCGCGAGGGAAACGATGCAAAATGCAATCATCTCTATTTTTTGTCACGTCGATGATTTTCTTAAAGCTATTTCTTGGAATGACGAGCCCCAGTCTCATATGACTTTAGCTGAAGTTATCACCGTTGGTCTTGTTTCTTGGCGCTTTTTTCAAGGTAATCTCGAGACCTCTAGGGTATTTTTATATGAACATGGATATATCACTAACATCTTGAGTAAGAGTAGACTTAATCGAAGATTACATGATGTTCCTTCATTTTTTTGGCATCTCATTGTTGCCCATCTTTCTTATCAAGTTGAGCCTTATTCAAAAGGCTTTTTAATTGATAGCTTCCCTGTTTCTGTATGCCATAATGTTCGTTCTAATAGGCGCGCTCTTTTCACAGACCAAAAATACATCGGTTATAACGCAAGTAAACAAGCTTGGTTTACAGGACTCAAAGTTCATGTTTTGACAACCTTCCAAGGGAAGCCTAGGGAGTTTTTATTGACATCAGCTTCGACTCACGATTTGACAGCCTTTAAAAAAATCTACCTTGGATCTCTTCTTAAAGGTTCTATCATCCTTGGAGATAAGGCTTATATTTCATCAGAGCATGAAAAAGCGCTCATTGAAAAGGATCTTCATCTCATCACAGAAAGAAGAAAAAATTCCCGCAAGGGACAAAGCTTTATTTATCACCGTTATGGCAGAAGGATACGGAAGAAAATAGAATCAACGTTTAGTAGAATCTCATCTTGGTTACCTAAGCATATTCATGCTGTAACTGATCGAGGATTTATCTTGAAACTGATGATGTTAATTGCTTCTTTTTCTATCACTTTTTGAGGTAGCAACTTGGGTTATAAAAATAAAATTATAATGATTATGGATGCTAATAGGACTATTCGGACAGCTTTTATTCTTACTTGAAAACTCGTGAGAACACCTCCTAGAAGTGCAACTTCACCATGAGGGTGAGACCATGCATTGAGATATCATCGCTTAAGTTGTCATACCGAAAGGCGTTGTACTCATAGATATTGATCATTTGGTTAAGACGCCACCAGTATTGACCCTCGTAGGCCATTTCGAGATCGAGATGATTTTTTCGATCATTGAAATAGGTGCCCCAACCGATCCCAAAACGCCATTGCACTGTCGGAACGAAGCGATGTTTGTTATCGTCTAGCTTGATTGTGTCATGGGGATTGGCTGTCAATTTTTCACGATGATCGATGTCAAAATATCCATAAAGCAACGCACCGGAAAACAGCCCTTCTAAATAGACTCCTTCTCCTAAGTGCCATTTTGAGTTGATCCCTCCACGCAGACCAATTCCCCAGAAATCACAATGATCTTCTACATGGGATGTGTTATTCCCAATTGATCCCCCTGTATAGCGAACAATTTGCTGTTGTTTCATCCAAGCGTTTTTAACACTTGCAAACGGACGAAATGAGAGTTTAGAACTGACAAAGTAATGACGTCCTAATTCTACATCAATTTGATATGTATTGAGCGCATATGTCGAGCGAGCCCGCTTCACACCAGCATTAATGAGCGTCGCTCCTTTAAGTGGAATTAACGTGCTATTTCGACCTGCGCTAGATGTTCCAGAAGAATGAGGACGATAAAGAGTAAAAGAAGCATATAGGTCCCACTTATCATGATCTAAGTTTTTTCCAATCCCTGCGCGAAGTCCCCATTCCCAAGTAAAATGAATATCTTTTGTGCGACCTTTTAACGGCATCGTAGTCAATGTCGAACTATTACTATAAGCAAACTGTGTTCCGTTTGTGCGCGCATACCAATAAAGTACATCAAATGTCACAAAGTAAACATCCCCAATAATACTTGGATTTGCACTTGGCCTTGCTTGTTCAACTAAAAGTTCGTGAAGTTTTTCTTGAAGTTCTTCTACTTCTTTTTCTAATCTTGTAATGCGTGATGAATTCGACTCGAGAGTGTATCCCGAGGCTGTTTTTATAAAACAAAGAAAAAGCAAAATAATTAAAAACTTTTTCACAATGAACTTTTTTGCAAACTTTTTACATGCTAATTAAACAATAAACAAAAAACGATTTATTTCAAGAAAACCTATCGAGTATTAAAGGATTTATTTGATTTCTTTATACTCAAACAACTTCAAAAATTGGTTTTGGGCAACGCGAAAGCTTTCGGAATTCGTCGATTTTAAGTGGCCTAATATTAGGAATATGGTGTCACTTAAAATCGGCTAATTACGGTGCTTTGGCGCAGCCGAAAATCCAATTTTTGAAGTTGTTTGAGTATAATTCTTGAGCAGCTTTTTCTTTTCATTTTGACCATGAGGATACGAATGAAAACTTCTTTTAATTTTAAAGTTATCGCGCCATGTTTATTTGCAGTTTTAGTTGATATATTAGGCTTTAGTTT
Coding sequences within:
- a CDS encoding VOC family protein is translated as MSTKVMNQVVHFEIPVDDMEAAKEFYSIFGWDLIDMPEMGYIGVRTTAVDENRMPKEPGAINGGMMKRTDDVKAPVIAIQVDSVDTFIKKVIANGGKLIMPKVEIPNMGYYAYIADPQGNVLGLWESMR
- a CDS encoding 5-formyltetrahydrofolate cyclo-ligase; the protein is MNPKLELRRQLIERRLEISPHRRNEARKEVIKKLLPKLHEFRCILSFASKKEEIDLWPLNKALAKDKKLCLTKVEGERLSIFQVIDIELDLAESGRWQLKEPVSSRCSPIDPKELDCVLVPGLGFDKCHHRIGYGMGHFDRFLPQVSCPIYGIGFREQFLETPIPVEKHDISLTEVFYF
- a CDS encoding type IV pilus biogenesis protein PilM; translation: MQKVGIYKDGDKLKVAALSDEALIERLDHPAQFSEEDWEGVFVTGIEGDKVLVRHIESPLKKKRALEKTLPFQLENLIPFELDEVVVRPIYQIGKEKTRATFFVTSKETLEKHVIQQEGIDPAWVSCIPMALCRFAEFTKQDKEALIVFYVGKKTTEIVSIFQGTLKHNITLRIGLDDLEAAYKQDRMGEKESERVHSMRLLNLQTLSQEQYPHLIRALEGFKREVDRAFCFLHHKQELSELQFLLFAGETNETLQLEDWMIQWETFSYSVLPTQGHRGYDPNIVKTYAVPIGLAFDAIKQDRKSIQFRQGQWIAPEVYTSIKSKIFKGVSLCLAAAAALYIVGHVIYTKKEKAFLEDIHQFVQTYQKDIPKLEKIARIPSTQEKIHFLNRNIKVMKSDFGYFTPPTLVSDVLAFLSENPHLNRQEGEKKMVIDQLKYELLDYPSVQKPFQSYQVKITVVFSSPESVWAREFHDAIVEDENWVDPDGEVTWKREKNVYTLSFILK
- a CDS encoding toxin-antitoxin system YwqK family antitoxin, coding for MSLKYCFGILILVGFLTGCHNQSEHTSQLMSIQIYDRNGFKETITSADRLKMYQKADFTDPQPYARVVRIYSRTEEGKTPSRLTTYHENGEIWQYLEVVNGRACGIYREWHPNGKLRLELTVIEGMGDLSEDAQLGWVFDGFSRAYDEQGRLQAEFYYDKGLMQGTALYYFPNGKLQQQIPYEEGVIDGDCLIYSEQGQIIGKSTFVSGQQQGLATFKGDAYSPPYTETYRDGRLLEGVYHDFSGRIVCQVKDGFGKKAIFARGHLFALEEYQAGIAEGEMQLYNEKGRLESSFQIKDGMKHGQEWVYYPAPEGKEPQPKLCITWVEDQIHGISRTWYPSGSLESEREMYENQKHGISSAWYKDGTLRLIEEYDHDKLLSGTYMKRGDSHPVSSVEDGAGIVTLYDPDGLFMKRITYEKGGPVLDEP
- a CDS encoding alpha/beta hydrolase family protein, which gives rise to MSEVRPVLSASGGSISHLEESRRSTTPEEGKITEVAATTGLETATSTRVFETKKFGNQEATPGFGTVATSFINSRAVLRGATINWDKDRLVAGKLNQYQKIGGEALTLTTRIGDQISAFHFDVKNFHQTVEKMGGQATSLELQLNHSFFERAQPVTIKTNASEMRADGVRIPYNAELESEFKNPGDFLKFCQQMGYDLHWENSMQPFQPASWWHFNSMKQNLILIPKLDKHTLKLETHKDSVQIENAPEFGRTFFFFSNEPLRSKAYVFDEAHAEEAFELFSGALSGGKGLKIENSAWNMIRHEGKVYFVENPAVESAMAVMESKHLSSLESVCLSSRPVIQPALDAERATVILSMNQTNSFTSYSHEILTFLFAGVNVLAYDNAGKGLSEGSNSQEGMTEAIRTAGQYLIKEKGLRQNQLVFKGQCAGGLPSSEAAKMFPASHVWVDQAPNTFSGAAKGIVLSKAKKAAEDERNDSWLKTFSGVVPYIAPLVSGVTSTVLPSYNVVENLRHNHGLQIYTIGIPDEKGYGGDEMVPSWELDEIETAIRRNPMGHYLTITGGTHVTDWWTDQDVAKSIDGIFKRFSLSASLFPEAPRTSEEVFEVYTQKPYQADSLTANEKSVLAVFKAVENEDFAAIYQIMNSEDSSPIWQPFGLRDRLSAEEHNHLLNDAISFSKTLGNQNFTEKLIQAKRTSTI